From a single Acidiferrobacteraceae bacterium genomic region:
- a CDS encoding glycosyltransferase family 2 protein, with translation MAELAICSTVRENLDDLTRFVNFHLNVGVSKIILFFDDPEDEGISFFGGRDDVIVVPCDDEHWQRTTGGQPYALHERLLGNREVGLKMAQDLGCDWYAMVDSDELIYPGGSLSGILDASKVDVLVPAMREAIPEKDRYQHIFEPDHFKLKSGKISGKIKIWLAKVLGCKSAIYENRYFRGHGGSKSLVRMSAVGKIHEYGSHGPRRHDRSLKKKQTSKIELLHYDCIGIENWSQKWEQRTRWHRRHRKARESQAAARNRANWPTSW, from the coding sequence GTGGCTGAACTCGCAATCTGTTCTACCGTCAGGGAAAATCTTGACGACCTGACCCGCTTTGTGAACTTCCATCTGAATGTTGGAGTCAGCAAGATCATCCTCTTCTTTGATGACCCCGAGGACGAGGGCATCAGCTTTTTTGGCGGCCGGGATGATGTGATCGTCGTGCCCTGTGACGATGAGCACTGGCAAAGAACCACGGGAGGACAACCGTATGCGCTGCATGAGCGGCTGCTTGGAAACAGGGAAGTCGGGCTGAAGATGGCTCAGGACCTCGGTTGCGATTGGTATGCGATGGTCGACAGCGACGAACTGATCTATCCCGGCGGGAGTCTTTCCGGGATTCTGGACGCGAGCAAGGTGGATGTGTTGGTTCCGGCGATGAGGGAGGCAATACCTGAAAAGGACAGGTACCAGCACATATTCGAGCCGGATCATTTCAAACTGAAGTCCGGCAAGATATCCGGCAAGATAAAGATATGGCTCGCAAAAGTGCTCGGCTGCAAGTCAGCAATCTATGAGAACAGGTACTTTCGGGGCCATGGGGGTTCCAAGAGTCTGGTCAGAATGAGTGCCGTTGGCAAGATTCATGAATACGGTTCTCATGGACCCAGACGACATGATCGAAGTCTGAAAAAGAAACAGACCTCGAAGATCGAACTGCTGCACTACGATTGTATCGGTATTGAGAACTGGTCGCAGAAGTGGGAGCAAAGAACGAGATGGCACCGACGACACAGGAAAGCGCGGGAATCACAAGCCGCCGCACG
- a CDS encoding signal recognition particle protein has protein sequence MFDNLSNRLQGTFKRLRGQGRLTDENMRDTLREVRTALLEADVAVPVAKEFVERIREQAQGKEVLRSLTPGQAVIKIVHDELVRFMGEHNDSLDLSVRPPAVVLMVGLQGAGKTTTVAKLARRLKETEKKTVLVASADVYRPAAIDQLKRLAAEVGVEFFPSSPDQDPVAIARAALEEARRRVLDVLILDTAGRLHVDEDMMAEIRQVHEAVNPVETLFVADSMTGQDAVRSAAAFDEALPLTGVILSKTDGDARGGAALSIRHVTGKPIKFLGVGEKSDALEPFYPDRVASRLLGMGDVLTLVEELEQQVDREQTEQVARKLKKGKGLDLADGDWSRCWTSFPARGTCPRAPATRSETRTPGAWWPSSIP, from the coding sequence ATGTTTGACAACCTGAGCAATCGCCTCCAGGGCACCTTCAAAAGGCTCCGGGGCCAGGGCCGACTCACCGACGAGAACATGCGCGATACCCTGCGCGAGGTCCGCACCGCCCTGCTCGAAGCGGATGTCGCCGTACCGGTGGCAAAGGAATTTGTCGAACGCATCCGCGAGCAGGCCCAGGGGAAGGAGGTCCTGCGCAGCCTGACGCCGGGTCAGGCCGTTATCAAGATCGTGCACGACGAGCTCGTCCGGTTCATGGGCGAGCACAACGATTCCCTGGACCTTTCGGTGCGACCGCCGGCGGTGGTGCTCATGGTGGGCCTCCAGGGCGCGGGCAAGACGACGACCGTGGCGAAACTCGCGCGGCGCCTGAAGGAAACGGAAAAGAAGACCGTGCTGGTGGCCAGTGCCGACGTATACCGGCCGGCGGCGATCGACCAGCTGAAGCGCCTGGCCGCCGAAGTGGGCGTGGAGTTTTTCCCCAGCAGTCCGGATCAGGATCCCGTCGCCATCGCACGTGCCGCGCTGGAAGAGGCCCGTCGGCGCGTGCTGGATGTGCTGATTCTCGATACGGCCGGGCGCCTGCATGTCGACGAGGACATGATGGCGGAGATTCGCCAGGTGCACGAGGCGGTCAATCCGGTAGAGACCCTGTTCGTCGCCGACAGCATGACGGGCCAGGATGCGGTGCGTAGCGCCGCGGCCTTCGATGAAGCATTGCCACTCACGGGCGTGATTCTCAGCAAGACCGATGGCGACGCACGCGGCGGTGCTGCACTGTCGATCCGTCACGTGACGGGCAAACCCATCAAGTTTCTCGGTGTCGGGGAAAAGTCGGATGCATTGGAGCCCTTCTACCCCGATCGCGTGGCTTCGCGTCTTCTGGGCATGGGCGACGTGCTCACCCTGGTGGAAGAGCTGGAGCAACAGGTCGACCGGGAACAGACCGAGCAGGTTGCGCGCAAGCTGAAGAAGGGCAAGGGCCTGGATCTGGCCGACGGGGACTGGAGTCGCTGCTGGACAAGCTTCCCGGCGCGGGGAACCTGCCCCAGGGCGCCCGCGACCAGATCGGAAACCAGGACACCCGGCGCATGGTGGCCATCATCAATTCCATGA